The Cuculus canorus isolate bCucCan1 chromosome 5, bCucCan1.pri, whole genome shotgun sequence DNA segment TCCCCGTTCCCCGGTTGGGCAGCGCTCGCCGCTGTCACCCCCTGGTCCCCTCCCGGTCCCCTCGGTGTCCTCATTCCCTGGTCCCGTACCCGGTCAGGTAGCCCTCGCAGCTGTCACTCCCCGTTCCCCTCCCGTTACCCCGGTTCCCGGTCCCTGTACCCGCTCGGGCAGCGCTCCCAGCTGCCCCCACACGCTCTCCCGGTCCCGTACCCCGTCGGGCAGCGCCCGCAGCTGCCCCCACACGCTCTCTGCCCGCAGCCgcagccccagctcctcccGCGTCTCCCGCAGCGCCGTGGCCGCCGCGTCGCGATCCGCCGGGTCCCGCCGCCCCCCGGGGAAGCTGCAACAAGGGAGAGGTCGGTGGAACGGGCCGGGGGGTGGTGCGCGGGGGTCGCCGGTGTACCGtttcgcccccccccccgtaccTGACGTCGCCGCTGTGGGGGCCGCTGAGGCAGCGGGAGCGGAGCGTGAAGAGCAGCGCGGGGCGGCCCCGCCGCGAGCACAGCGGCACCagcaccgccgccgccgcccgcacCGCACCGCCCAGCGCCGCCCGGCACCGCCGCTCCGCCCCGGGGCTCAGCACCGCCGCCGCGCACCCCACCTCCGGCATGGCACCGGCACCGCCCCTCCGGGACCGGGGAGCGACCGATAACCGGCACCGCCCCCCCGGGACCGGGGAGGGACCGATTACCGGCACCGCCCCTCCGGGACCGGGGAGGGACCGATTACTGGCACCGCCTCCAACTCGCCCGGGACCGGGGAGGGAGCGGTTACCGACATCGCTCTCAGAACTGACCCCACCTTCCCCGGGACAGGGCAACAGGAGGGAGCGATAACCGGCACCACCTCCCCATGGCACCGAGGACAGACTGGTTACTGACACTGCCCCTGAGCCTATCCCAGCCTCTCCCATGGCACCGGTGCCACTTCCCTGCCGGTAACGGGCACGGCCACTCCACACCGGGGCTCAGCAGCCCCGACCCTGAGAGGAACCAGTTACGGGCACCAACCCCCACCcccgcagcagcagctgggcacCTGCCAGAGGGTAGTCACCCCCTCAAAGTGGGCAACCACTACACCTGGGTGGGCAACCTCGCTGGTGGGTGGGCAACTGCCCCACCATGTGTGTAACAGCACCATTCCCGTGTGTGCAACCACCTCCCAGACGTGCAACTGCCCCGCTGCCAGGCGCCCACTGTCAGGCCAGGTGTGCAGCACCACCCCTGAGTGTGCAAGCCCTGCGCCCCTCCTGTTGCACATGGAACACCCCTGGGTGTGCAACAGCCCCTGCTGGGTGTGCACACACCCCCCCCGGCTTTGCACACACCCCTCAGGGTGTGCaagcccagctccagctcccagcactCTACCAGCACCCCAGAATTATCCATAGCTTTTAACGAGCAGCGCCAGCCCCAGTGCCCCTTGTACAGCTGAGTGTGAAAAATCGGGGTCTTTGGGAAGGCAGCGATGGTTCCAGGCAGGAATTCCCACTGTCACAACAGCCCTAATTGGGTCCAAAGGTGGGAAAAGGCTCCTGGAACGACCAGTTGGGAAACAGAAGAGGGATTTCTGCTGGAGGAGAGATGCGACAGAGGTGCCGTTGCCCATGGAGAGAGGATGGATGCAACCAGGTCTCCTGGGATCAATCCCACACCCAGCCTGGTGGATAAAGGGTTGGGGAAGAGCACGGAATAGGAGGGACATGGCACCGGTAGCTGGAACGGGGAGGGAATGCCAGAGAGCAACAGACACTGAGACGCCGCCTTCATCTCTCAGCattaaatgattttaaaaaactgtaTAGAAATCATCACTCTTCCATTGTTTTTTGCCTCCAGAGCCCGGCATTAGCTCCACAATTCCACTCGTCTCCGGCTTCAGCGaaatctcctctcctcccagacATACCGCTTCCCTGTGGGAACCTTGCGGAAAAACAGGCTGTTCCCTCGGCTCATGTTGCCctggaagagggagaagattCCCGTTGGGTGAATCGGGGGTGCCCGAGCCCCACAGGAGCCCCCCAGGTCCCGCAGGACTCCCACCCATCCCTTCGCATCCTGGCAcatcccagctccagctgcttaCCTCCCGGCGCAGCTGGCTCCAGCAGTCCAGCCAGGAGGAGTAGGTGGGTGCATAGGGCAGGAGGCCCCCAGCcagcctggggaagggagaTCCACAAGGAATTATTCCCACTCAGGGCTGAGCTGGTGGAATCAGAGCCGTCCCCTCTAGAGATCCACACTCAGCTCAGACCCCTTTGACGCCGGGCTCCCCCCCACACCTCCAACCTCAGAGTGTGCTGGAAACCTCTGCTGAGCAGGATCTCTGGAAAGGTGATCTGGGGGCTGATCTGGCAGCCCAGCGGCGCGCGCTCGCCCTTGGAGCGGGTCAGGAGCTGGTGGGACTCACCCGCAGTTGTTGACAGCCATGAGGTTGGAGACCAGCACGAAGGGGTAGGTCAGCATGCTAGCGAAGAACTGCAGGGAGAACGGGACTGGTTGGCTGCGGATCCTGCACGGATCCCTGTTTCCCTCCACAAGCCCCAAAAGATCTCTATGAAACCCCCGGAGAGAGCCCTATCTGCAGGATCCACGCGAACCCTGGCCAagaccatgagccagcaggcATGCAGGGTCGCACACCTCCTCCACGGAGGGCTGgttcctccagagcacaggcCAGCAGCCACAGGACAGTCAGGATTACAGGAACACAGCATTCCCTTGGGAAAAGAGGACTcatttctccctccctgccaggaAACTCAGGGATATACTCACTCCAGTGACTGCTTGGGAGTAGCTCTTCATCTCAGCCATGGTTGAGACCTGCGGGAGGAGAAAAGGCGCTGTTGGCccccacagagctgctctgtccgCTTTGTTTGTCCCTGGTCCCTTCCCAGTGCCGGTGATGCCACCAGAGAGTCCCCAGCTCTCTGAGGCGGGTGCAAAGCCCATACCCCATTCTCCAGTGCGTAGGTGTTGATGAGGTAGGCCAGCATGTTGCAGAGCCAGAGGGAAAGGATGTCCCCCAGGAGCCGTGGGATGAGGCCACTGGAAGAGAGGAAGCAGCGGGAATGTGAGCCTAGAGAAGACAGGGATCCGGAGAAAAGCTGGGTGGAGGGGGAAATCCACCCTGGGAATAGGGATGCTCGGATAAAAGGTTCCCAGAGGGCACGGGTGCTGCCAGAGGGATCCCAGCCACCCCATAAATAGCATTCCCAGGAAGGGTTGCTCTCTTTCAAAGTCCCCAGGCACTGGACGTCACCCCTGCCGGCCCTGGGCTTGCCGGATCTGTGCCGGGAATCCCGCTTGGGAGGGCAGAGTGAGACAGGAGCGCAGAAGGAACACCCGAGCTGTGAGAGAGGATTCCAGGGATGGATTCCGCTGCCCATGTTGCCAGCACTCACGCGAAGAAGCCCAGGATTCCCTCTTCCCGGTAAAT contains these protein-coding regions:
- the NUDT8 gene encoding mitochondrial coenzyme A diphosphatase NUDT8 isoform X2, with the protein product MPEVGCAAAVLSPGAERRCRAALGGAVRAAAAVLVPLCSRRGRPALLFTLRSRCLSGPHSGDVSFPGGRRDPADRDAAATALRETREELGLRLRAESVWGQLRALPDGVRDRESVWGQLGALPERGQLVAPIVANLGPLEDLTLTPNPDEVEEVFTLSLDHLLREENQGYTHFRTAGRYGYTLPVFLNGPHRIWGLTAIITELTLELLVPGHYRKKTDVPSHSRRSA
- the NUDT8 gene encoding mitochondrial coenzyme A diphosphatase NUDT8 isoform X1, whose product is MPEVGCAAAVLSPGAERRCRAALGGAVRAAAAVLVPLCSRRGRPALLFTLRSRCLSGPHSGDVSFPGGRRDPADRDAAATALRETREELGLRLRAESVWGQLRALPDGVRDRESVWGQLGALPERQGQLVAPIVANLGPLEDLTLTPNPDEVEEVFTLSLDHLLREENQGYTHFRTAGRYGYTLPVFLNGPHRIWGLTAIITELTLELLVPGHYRKKTDVPSHSRRSA
- the NUDT8 gene encoding mitochondrial coenzyme A diphosphatase NUDT8 isoform X4, producing MPEVGCAAAVLSPGAERRCRAALGGAVRAAAAVLVPLCSRRGRPALLFTLRSRCLSGPHSGDVSFPGGRRDPADRDAAATALRETREELGLRLRAESVWGQLRALPDGGQLVAPIVANLGPLEDLTLTPNPDEVEEVFTLSLDHLLREENQGYTHFRTAGRYGYTLPVFLNGPHRIWGLTAIITELTLELLVPGHYRKKTDVPSHSRRSA
- the NUDT8 gene encoding mitochondrial coenzyme A diphosphatase NUDT8 isoform X3, with the translated sequence MPEVGCAAAVLSPGAERRCRAALGGAVRAAAAVLVPLCSRRGRPALLFTLRSRCLSGPHSGDVSFPGGRRDPADRDAAATALRETREELGLRLRAESVWGQLRALPDGQGQLVAPIVANLGPLEDLTLTPNPDEVEEVFTLSLDHLLREENQGYTHFRTAGRYGYTLPVFLNGPHRIWGLTAIITELTLELLVPGHYRKKTDVPSHSRRSA